In the Flagellimonas sp. HMM57 genome, one interval contains:
- a CDS encoding DinB family protein, with protein sequence MYKQWQTEVVLNANYRMDESLRMIKICLDKLSDEVIWRKPNESTNSIGNLILHLCGNITQYGISSIQGTEDNRNRDEEFMVSSGLDKDELFQKLISTVEKAKFVFVSATNEELIRKRSVQGFEFSGIGNIIHVVEHLSYHTGQIALWTKILNNKDLGFYDGIDLNVKNRD encoded by the coding sequence ATGTATAAACAATGGCAAACAGAAGTAGTCCTTAATGCAAACTACAGAATGGACGAAAGTTTACGAATGATTAAAATCTGTTTGGATAAGCTTTCAGATGAAGTAATTTGGCGAAAACCCAATGAAAGTACAAATAGTATCGGGAACCTTATTTTACATCTATGTGGCAACATCACACAATATGGAATTTCTTCGATTCAAGGTACTGAGGATAACAGAAACAGGGATGAAGAATTTATGGTTTCATCTGGTTTGGACAAAGACGAACTATTTCAAAAACTAATTTCAACGGTAGAAAAAGCCAAGTTTGTATTTGTTTCAGCAACAAATGAAGAATTAATACGGAAAAGATCGGTACAGGGGTTCGAATTCTCTGGGATTGGCAATATTATCCATGTTGTGGAACATTTGTCGTATCATACAGGGCAGATTGCGTTGTGGACAAAAATTTTGAACAACAAAGATTTGGGATTTTATGATGGTATTGATCTTAATGTGAAAAATAGAGATTAG
- a CDS encoding VWA domain-containing protein — MEIRTVLLIVLAVIAALTIVFYQYFYKARKRGKLSIILASLRFCALFGALLLLINPKFKRNEYSLEKANLIVLVDDSSSIQDAAEEIGIKDKVNSIVENQDLNKRFSIQQYSFGNQVKQIDSFSFSENNTDISNALNKTGEIFSKSNTSIVIFTDGNQTLGRDYDYIDLDENIAVNPIVVGDTTKYEDISIGLINTNTYAFLKNKFPVEATVLYNGRQNISKTVSILMDGKRVHSETINFNQDKSSATINAELGATSVGVKSIELVIENLTNEKNKSNNRKVTAIEVIDEKTNIAIVSGILHPDIGTLKKAIETNEQRSVSIVKPSVQTNRLSDIDVFILYQPNSRFRNIYRHIEKVGASIFTIAGTKTDWNFLNQSQQNFSKENYNQSEEVLPVLNKTFNVFGLGDFNVSEFPPLEGNLGDIQLNKEGETLLYQQIRGAQLDKPLFSILNGGEQKEAILFGENIWKWRAQTYRTNQNFKSFDDFIGKLMLYLSSSGTKSRLELDYDFIFDDSSFAKVRASYFDEGYSFDANANIKIEIRAKENNRLREYPMLLKGTFFEADLSDLQAGDYQFTVTVNNENLKRSGAFKILDFNPEKQLVTANYDKLKRLAKKTDGTLYSPNDIDSLIDDLSTSSKYVPVQKSKQNVVSLIDFRLLLGLIIFTLLLEWFIRKYNGLT; from the coding sequence ATGGAAATACGTACGGTACTACTTATAGTTTTGGCAGTAATTGCTGCCCTTACCATCGTATTTTATCAATATTTCTACAAGGCCCGAAAGCGAGGTAAATTATCGATAATTTTAGCAAGCTTGCGTTTTTGTGCACTATTCGGTGCGCTATTGTTGCTAATCAATCCAAAATTTAAAAGGAACGAGTACTCACTTGAAAAAGCCAATCTTATCGTGTTGGTGGATGATTCTTCATCCATACAGGATGCCGCTGAGGAAATTGGCATAAAGGATAAAGTAAATTCGATAGTTGAAAATCAAGATTTGAACAAACGGTTTTCTATCCAACAGTACAGTTTCGGGAATCAAGTCAAACAGATTGATTCTTTTAGTTTCTCCGAAAATAATACGGATATTTCCAACGCGCTCAATAAGACTGGAGAAATCTTCTCAAAGAGCAATACTTCTATTGTGATTTTTACCGATGGAAATCAAACTTTGGGAAGGGACTATGACTATATCGATTTAGATGAAAATATAGCTGTTAATCCCATAGTTGTGGGCGATACCACAAAATATGAGGATATTTCTATTGGACTGATAAATACCAACACCTATGCTTTTTTAAAAAATAAGTTTCCTGTTGAAGCTACTGTACTTTACAACGGAAGGCAGAATATATCAAAAACCGTGAGTATTTTAATGGATGGTAAACGGGTACATAGTGAAACCATCAATTTTAATCAAGATAAGAGTAGTGCCACAATAAATGCTGAACTGGGAGCAACAAGTGTGGGCGTGAAATCGATTGAACTGGTTATTGAAAACTTAACAAATGAAAAGAACAAGAGCAATAACAGAAAGGTAACAGCAATTGAGGTCATCGATGAAAAAACCAATATTGCTATCGTTTCAGGTATTTTGCACCCAGATATTGGTACCTTAAAGAAAGCTATAGAAACAAATGAGCAACGTTCTGTTTCTATTGTAAAACCATCTGTTCAAACCAACAGGCTTTCGGACATTGACGTATTTATTCTATATCAGCCCAATAGTAGATTCCGGAATATCTACAGACACATCGAAAAAGTTGGGGCAAGTATATTTACCATTGCAGGAACAAAAACGGATTGGAATTTTTTAAATCAGTCCCAACAAAATTTTTCCAAAGAGAATTATAATCAAAGCGAAGAAGTTCTACCTGTTCTGAACAAGACTTTTAATGTTTTTGGTCTTGGAGATTTTAATGTATCTGAATTCCCTCCTTTAGAAGGCAATCTAGGTGATATTCAATTGAACAAAGAAGGGGAAACTTTGTTGTACCAACAAATTCGAGGAGCACAGTTGGATAAGCCACTTTTTTCGATTCTTAACGGGGGTGAACAAAAAGAAGCTATTTTATTTGGGGAAAATATATGGAAATGGCGTGCGCAAACATATCGAACGAATCAAAACTTTAAAAGCTTTGATGATTTCATTGGTAAGCTTATGCTCTATTTGTCCAGTAGTGGTACTAAAAGTAGGCTGGAACTTGACTATGATTTTATTTTCGATGATTCTAGCTTTGCTAAGGTGCGGGCTTCTTATTTTGATGAAGGCTATAGTTTTGACGCCAATGCAAACATTAAAATTGAGATAAGAGCCAAAGAAAATAATAGACTTAGAGAATATCCAATGCTTCTTAAAGGTACATTTTTTGAGGCTGACTTGAGCGATTTGCAAGCTGGTGATTACCAATTTACGGTTACTGTTAACAACGAAAACCTGAAACGTTCGGGCGCTTTCAAAATCTTGGACTTTAACCCAGAAAAACAGCTGGTAACCGCCAATTACGATAAACTTAAAAGACTCGCCAAAAAAACCGACGGAACTCTTTATTCCCCAAATGACATTGATTCGCTTATTGATGATTTGTCGACCTCTAGCAAGTATGTTCCTGTCCAAAAAAGCAAGCAAAATGTCGTATCTTTAATCGATTTTCGACTTCTTTTAGGCCTCATAATATTCACACTTTTATTAGAGTGGTTTATCAGAAAATATAACGGACTAACATAA
- the hisG gene encoding ATP phosphoribosyltransferase → MTRIRIAVQKSGRLNQDSLKILKDCGISIDNGKDQLKATARNFPMEVLYLRNGDIPQYLRDGVVDIAVLGENVLIEKGKDISIAEKLGFSKCRVSLAVPKSTKYDSVKDFEGKRIATSYPNTVLDYLNSKGVTVDLHIINGSVEIAPNIGLADGICDIVSSGSTLFKNNLKEVEVLLKSEAVLAVSPKISAERTAILEKLQFRIKSVLQARKNKYVLLNAPNDKLEEIISILPGMRSPTVLPLAEEGWSSVHTVLNKDTFWEVIDELKEAGAEGILVCPIEKMVI, encoded by the coding sequence ATGACTAGAATTAGAATTGCTGTACAAAAGAGTGGACGTCTTAATCAGGACTCCCTAAAAATTTTAAAGGATTGTGGTATTTCCATCGACAACGGTAAGGACCAACTCAAAGCTACGGCCCGTAATTTTCCAATGGAAGTTCTTTATCTCCGGAACGGGGATATTCCCCAGTATCTAAGGGATGGCGTTGTTGACATCGCAGTACTTGGAGAAAATGTATTGATAGAAAAGGGAAAGGATATATCAATAGCTGAAAAGCTTGGTTTTTCAAAGTGCAGGGTCTCTTTAGCGGTACCAAAGTCAACTAAATACGATTCGGTCAAAGATTTTGAAGGCAAGCGTATAGCCACTTCGTATCCCAACACGGTATTGGACTATTTAAATTCCAAGGGGGTCACGGTCGACCTTCACATCATTAACGGGTCTGTAGAAATAGCTCCAAATATTGGACTGGCCGATGGTATCTGCGATATTGTTTCCAGCGGTAGTACGTTGTTCAAAAACAATTTGAAAGAGGTCGAAGTGCTATTGAAAAGTGAAGCTGTCTTGGCAGTTTCCCCAAAAATCTCTGCAGAACGTACAGCTATTCTCGAAAAGCTACAGTTTCGTATTAAATCCGTGCTGCAGGCAAGAAAGAATAAATATGTATTGCTAAACGCTCCAAATGATAAGTTAGAAGAAATCATTTCAATATTGCCAGGTATGCGAAGCCCTACGGTACTTCCTTTGGCAGAAGAGGGATGGAGTTCAGTACACACAGTACTCAATAAAGACACTTTTTGGGAGGTTATCGATGAGTTGAAAGAAGCTGGTGCAGAAGGCATCTTGGTATGTCCTATCGAAAAAATGGTAATTTAA
- the fabG gene encoding 3-oxoacyl-[acyl-carrier-protein] reductase yields MKLLEGKNVIITGASRGIGKGIAQIFGKHGANVAFTYSSSEAPALELESELTAMGVHAKAYKSNAASFTESEELVKKVLEDFDSIDVLINNAGITKDNLLMRMGEEDFDKVIEINLKSVFNMTKAVQRTMLKQRKGSIINMSSVVGVKGNAGQTNYAASKAGMIGFTKSVALELGSRNIRSNAIAPGFIETEMTDKLDEKTVQGWRDAIPLKRGGSPEDVANACVFLASDLSAYVTGQVLNVDGGMLT; encoded by the coding sequence ATGAAACTTTTAGAAGGCAAAAACGTAATCATCACGGGAGCAAGTAGAGGAATTGGTAAAGGAATAGCCCAAATATTTGGAAAGCATGGTGCAAATGTGGCTTTTACCTATAGTTCTAGCGAAGCACCAGCTTTAGAACTGGAAAGTGAACTAACTGCAATGGGGGTTCATGCCAAGGCCTATAAAAGTAATGCCGCAAGTTTTACGGAGTCAGAAGAATTGGTCAAGAAAGTTTTGGAAGACTTTGATAGTATTGATGTATTGATCAATAACGCTGGTATAACAAAAGACAACCTTCTCATGAGAATGGGCGAGGAAGATTTTGACAAAGTCATAGAAATCAACCTTAAATCTGTTTTCAATATGACCAAGGCCGTTCAGCGTACCATGTTAAAACAGCGTAAAGGTTCCATAATAAACATGAGTAGTGTGGTGGGCGTAAAAGGAAATGCTGGGCAGACCAATTATGCTGCTTCCAAAGCAGGGATGATAGGATTCACAAAATCAGTGGCATTGGAACTGGGCTCTAGAAATATTCGTTCCAATGCAATAGCTCCAGGATTCATCGAAACCGAAATGACCGATAAGCTTGACGAAAAAACTGTACAAGGGTGGAGAGATGCAATTCCATTGAAAAGAGGTGGAAGCCCTGAGGATGTTGCTAATGCTTGTGTATTTTTAGCTTCAGACCTGTCCGCTTACGTTACAGGTCAAGTCCTTAATGTGGACGGCGGCATGTTAACCTAA
- the hisH gene encoding imidazole glycerol phosphate synthase subunit HisH: protein MKIVIIDYGAGNIQSIKFAVQRLGFTSHLTNDVEEIENADKVIFPGVGEASSAMKKLNASRLDKIIPSLKQPVLGICLGMQLMCNASEEGNTKGLGIFDLDVVRFPLSVKVPQIGWNQISDLKSDLFKSIPEKSHIYLVHSFYAPIGKETIATSEYALPYSAALGKDNFYGTQFHPEKSSKVGAQILQNFLDL, encoded by the coding sequence ATGAAAATAGTAATCATAGACTACGGTGCAGGAAACATCCAGAGCATTAAATTTGCCGTTCAACGCTTGGGTTTCACGTCGCATTTGACGAATGACGTCGAAGAAATTGAAAATGCGGATAAAGTTATCTTTCCCGGAGTTGGTGAAGCAAGTTCAGCAATGAAAAAGCTTAATGCCAGTAGATTGGACAAGATAATCCCCAGTTTGAAGCAGCCTGTTTTGGGAATATGCTTGGGAATGCAGTTGATGTGCAATGCATCCGAAGAAGGAAACACAAAAGGTCTAGGAATCTTTGATTTGGATGTTGTGAGATTTCCATTATCTGTAAAAGTGCCTCAAATTGGCTGGAACCAGATAAGTGATTTAAAATCGGATTTATTCAAAAGTATTCCCGAGAAATCACATATCTATTTGGTACATAGCTTTTATGCGCCTATTGGAAAGGAGACCATAGCAACATCGGAATATGCATTGCCTTATAGTGCCGCCCTTGGAAAAGACAATTTTTATGGAACACAGTTTCATCCTGAAAAAAGTAGTAAGGTCGGAGCACAGATTTTACAAAACTTTTTAGATTTATGA
- a CDS encoding prohibitin family protein, translated as MDRLPKIALPVIAVIIVLIILISKSAVTIGSGEAGVLYKTFGGGVVTEKPPLGEGFHIVAPWNRVYIYEVRQQEVYEKMKVLSSNGLDIQLEASTWFQPKYGDLGRLHQEKSEQYKDRILLPAIRSAARSVVGRYTPEQLYSSKRDAIQNEIYEETKKIVDDQYIQLNEILVRDVTLPPTIKEAIERKLKQEQESLEYEFRLVTAQKEAEKQRIEAQGKADANRILSASLTDKILQDKGIEATLKLSQSPNAKVVVVGSGDAGLPLILGNN; from the coding sequence ATGGATAGATTACCTAAGATTGCTTTACCTGTAATAGCGGTCATTATTGTTTTAATTATTTTAATTTCAAAGTCGGCCGTGACCATAGGTTCTGGAGAAGCTGGAGTATTGTACAAAACATTTGGAGGTGGTGTGGTAACCGAAAAACCACCTTTGGGGGAAGGTTTTCATATTGTTGCGCCTTGGAACAGGGTATATATTTACGAAGTACGGCAACAAGAGGTATATGAAAAAATGAAAGTGCTTTCAAGTAATGGACTTGATATCCAGTTAGAGGCATCCACATGGTTTCAGCCTAAGTATGGAGATCTTGGAAGACTTCATCAGGAAAAAAGTGAACAGTATAAAGATCGTATCTTGCTCCCGGCGATTCGTTCAGCGGCCAGGTCTGTTGTAGGACGTTATACACCGGAACAATTATATTCCAGTAAACGGGATGCCATACAAAACGAAATTTACGAGGAGACCAAAAAAATTGTGGACGACCAATACATACAGCTCAATGAAATATTGGTTCGTGATGTGACCCTCCCACCAACAATTAAAGAAGCAATCGAAAGAAAGTTAAAACAGGAACAGGAATCATTGGAATATGAGTTTAGGTTGGTAACTGCTCAAAAAGAAGCAGAAAAGCAGCGAATAGAAGCTCAGGGTAAAGCAGATGCAAACCGTATATTGAGCGCATCCTTGACAGATAAAATATTACAGGACAAAGGTATTGAGGCAACACTAAAGCTTTCCCAGTCGCCAAATGCCAAGGTTGTGGTAGTTGGTTCTGGCGACGCAGGTTTGCCCTTGATTTTGGGAAATAACTAA
- the hisC gene encoding histidinol-phosphate transaminase, with the protein MQHTFNIQGLVRETVKDLKPYSSARDEYVSDGSEMIFLDANENPFENGLNRYPDPQQRSLKTLLAEEKQVSEKNILLGNGSDEVLDLIFRAFCEPNWDNIITLPPTYGMYKVLCGINAIENREVLLTSNFEPDVPQILSAINGKSKIIFICSPNNPTGNAFSRAKIEELLNNFNGLIVIDEAYVDFSSEKSWIASLERYPNLIVTQTMSKAYGMAGIRLGICYASEEIIEILNKIKPPYNVNQLTQYQALKRILDETLVQEEVKKILVERDILIKELKELSFVEYIYDSDANFVLAKVDDADKRYKELLALKVVVRNRSNQPLCENTLRFTVGTPNENRKLIAILKEIE; encoded by the coding sequence ATGCAACATACGTTCAACATACAAGGTTTAGTTAGGGAAACCGTAAAAGATTTAAAACCCTATTCTTCTGCTAGGGACGAATATGTTTCGGATGGTTCTGAAATGATTTTTTTGGACGCGAATGAAAACCCCTTTGAAAATGGTTTAAATCGATATCCCGATCCACAACAACGAAGTCTAAAGACACTGTTAGCTGAAGAGAAGCAAGTTTCAGAAAAAAATATTTTGTTGGGGAATGGAAGCGATGAAGTACTGGATTTGATTTTTAGGGCCTTTTGCGAACCAAATTGGGATAATATCATCACATTGCCACCTACCTATGGCATGTACAAAGTGCTATGCGGAATCAATGCTATCGAAAACAGAGAAGTGCTACTGACATCTAATTTTGAGCCAGATGTACCTCAAATTTTAAGCGCCATAAATGGTAAATCCAAGATTATCTTTATTTGCTCTCCCAACAACCCTACGGGCAATGCCTTTTCGAGAGCGAAAATCGAAGAACTGTTGAACAATTTTAATGGGTTGATAGTGATAGATGAAGCCTACGTGGATTTTTCATCAGAAAAAAGTTGGATTGCATCTCTGGAGAGATATCCCAATCTTATTGTTACGCAAACCATGTCCAAAGCTTATGGCATGGCGGGAATTCGGCTGGGAATTTGTTATGCTTCCGAAGAAATTATTGAGATTTTGAACAAAATCAAGCCTCCTTACAACGTAAATCAACTCACGCAATACCAAGCATTAAAACGGATTTTGGACGAAACATTGGTACAAGAAGAAGTAAAGAAGATTCTTGTTGAACGTGATATTTTGATTAAAGAACTGAAGGAGCTAAGCTTTGTGGAATACATTTATGATTCAGATGCAAATTTTGTTTTGGCCAAAGTAGACGATGCTGATAAAAGGTATAAAGAGTTGTTGGCATTAAAAGTTGTGGTCAGGAACAGAAGCAACCAACCTTTATGCGAAAACACGCTAAGATTCACGGTTGGCACACCAAATGAGAATAGAAAATTGATAGCGATTTTAAAAGAAATTGAATAA
- a CDS encoding HisA/HisF-related TIM barrel protein, protein MRIIPAIDIIDGKCVRLSKGDYDTKKIYNENPLEIAKQFEAHGIEHLHLVDLDGAKSKHIVNHKVLENIATSTNLKIDFGGGLKTNEDLHIAFESGANQVTGGSIAVKEKETFLGWLQKYGASKIILGADAKDEKVAVSGWLEESDRQLIPFIQSYQKNGIKYIICTDISKDGMLEGPSFELYKKILSKTMKTETTITGSGVEDKEVVGVNLIASGGISSFEELPRLKEIGCEATIIGKAIYENRISLKQLENYILGNV, encoded by the coding sequence ATGCGAATTATACCAGCAATTGATATTATAGATGGAAAGTGTGTACGCCTATCCAAAGGAGATTATGATACCAAAAAGATTTATAATGAAAATCCTTTGGAAATTGCCAAACAATTTGAAGCCCATGGTATCGAGCATCTACATTTGGTAGATTTGGATGGTGCTAAATCAAAACATATAGTCAACCATAAAGTATTGGAAAACATAGCGACAAGTACCAATCTTAAAATTGATTTTGGAGGTGGCTTAAAAACTAATGAAGACCTGCATATTGCCTTTGAAAGTGGGGCAAATCAAGTTACTGGTGGCAGCATTGCAGTAAAAGAGAAAGAAACATTTTTAGGCTGGCTGCAAAAATATGGTGCTTCTAAAATCATTTTGGGAGCAGATGCCAAAGATGAAAAAGTTGCAGTTTCAGGCTGGTTGGAAGAATCGGACAGGCAACTTATTCCGTTTATTCAATCGTATCAAAAAAACGGTATTAAATACATCATCTGTACCGACATAAGCAAAGATGGAATGCTTGAAGGCCCCTCTTTTGAGCTCTACAAAAAAATCCTGTCCAAGACAATGAAAACTGAAACTACCATAACGGGAAGTGGTGTGGAAGACAAAGAAGTTGTTGGAGTCAACTTGATAGCAAGTGGTGGTATTTCCAGCTTCGAAGAACTGCCAAGGCTTAAGGAGATAGGCTGTGAAGCAACGATTATTGGAAAAGCCATCTATGAGAATAGAATCAGTTTAAAACAGTTGGAAAACTATATTTTGGGTAATGTATAA
- the hisD gene encoding histidinol dehydrogenase, translating into MKKYKNPNKSEWSKILSRPTQTFDEVEPIVKEVFEKVQNEGDTTLRTYTQKFDGVTISNFKVSEQEVLEATVLVSEDLKQAISLAKGNIEKFHLAQKTGKTKLETMPGVLCWQEKKPIQKVGLYIPGGTAPLFSTILMLAVPAKIAGCEEIVLCTPPNSKGEVNPAILYTAQLCGVTQIFKVGGIQAIAGMTFGTASIPKVYKIFGPGNQYVTVAKQLATKYGIAIDMPAGPSELLVVADDTANAAFVASDLLSQAEHGMDSQVVLVSTSERLLDAVAKEIDIQLEQLPRKAIAKKAIENSRLILVENNQVAVDIINEYAPEHYIVCVADEDFYIQNTINAGSVFIGNYTPESAGDYASGTNHTLPTNGYAKQYSGVNLDSFMKSMTFQKITKEGILGIGNAIELMAEAEGLQAHKNAVTLRLNSVKN; encoded by the coding sequence ATGAAAAAGTATAAAAATCCAAATAAATCAGAATGGTCTAAAATCCTGTCAAGGCCCACACAGACATTTGATGAGGTTGAACCGATCGTGAAGGAGGTTTTTGAAAAGGTTCAAAATGAAGGAGATACAACGCTAAGAACATACACACAAAAGTTTGATGGCGTTACCATTTCAAACTTTAAAGTTTCAGAGCAGGAAGTACTTGAAGCTACTGTTCTAGTTTCAGAAGATTTAAAACAAGCCATTTCTCTGGCAAAAGGCAATATAGAAAAGTTTCATTTAGCTCAGAAAACCGGGAAAACTAAACTTGAAACGATGCCAGGAGTTTTATGTTGGCAGGAAAAAAAGCCTATACAAAAAGTTGGATTGTATATTCCGGGGGGTACAGCCCCTTTGTTCTCTACGATTTTAATGCTTGCTGTTCCTGCGAAAATTGCAGGTTGCGAAGAAATTGTATTGTGTACGCCACCAAACAGTAAAGGAGAAGTAAATCCGGCAATTTTATATACGGCACAGTTATGCGGTGTAACCCAAATCTTCAAAGTAGGCGGAATACAAGCTATTGCCGGAATGACATTTGGTACAGCATCTATTCCCAAAGTGTATAAAATATTTGGTCCGGGTAATCAGTATGTCACGGTGGCCAAACAGCTGGCAACTAAATATGGAATAGCAATCGATATGCCTGCTGGTCCAAGTGAATTATTAGTAGTGGCCGATGATACGGCCAATGCGGCTTTTGTGGCTTCTGATTTATTGAGTCAAGCAGAGCATGGCATGGATAGTCAAGTTGTTTTGGTCTCTACATCAGAACGGTTACTGGATGCTGTTGCAAAGGAGATTGACATACAACTAGAGCAACTGCCCCGCAAGGCGATTGCAAAAAAGGCGATTGAAAACAGTAGGCTTATTTTAGTTGAAAACAATCAAGTAGCGGTCGATATTATCAATGAATATGCACCAGAACATTATATCGTCTGTGTTGCCGATGAAGATTTTTATATCCAGAATACGATAAATGCAGGTTCGGTTTTTATTGGAAATTACACTCCGGAAAGTGCGGGCGATTATGCTTCTGGAACCAATCATACCTTACCAACTAACGGATATGCCAAGCAGTATAGTGGCGTAAATTTAGATAGTTTCATGAAGAGTATGACCTTTCAAAAAATAACAAAAGAAGGTATTTTAGGTATTGGTAACGCTATTGAACTGATGGCAGAAGCGGAAGGATTACAAGCACATAAAAATGCCGTGACGCTTCGATTAAATAGTGTAAAGAATTAA
- the hisB gene encoding bifunctional histidinol-phosphatase/imidazoleglycerol-phosphate dehydratase HisB yields MGKKVLFIDRDGTIIKETADEQVDAFEKMIFYPKAFTFLGKIAKELDYELVMITNQDGLGTAIFPEETFWPVHNFILKSFENEGVVFDKVFIDRTFPKDNANTRKPGTGMLTDYFSETYDLKGSFVIGDRLTDVELAKNLGAKGIFINDQTNLGTNEITTAQEALNEYIALESNDWEKIYEFLKLENRVARIARKTNETDIQIKLNLDGTGRGNIDTGLAFFDHMLDQLARHGQMDLDIKVKGDLEVDEHHTIEDTGIALGEVFFKSLGDKLGIERYGFCLPMDDCLAQVAIDFGGRNWLVWDADFKREKVGDMPTEMFHHFFKSFTDGARANLNIKAEGTNEHHKIEAIFKAFAKSIKMAVKRDVEKMVLPSTKGML; encoded by the coding sequence ATGGGTAAAAAAGTACTTTTTATTGATAGGGACGGAACGATTATCAAAGAAACTGCTGATGAGCAAGTAGATGCCTTCGAGAAAATGATTTTTTATCCGAAAGCATTTACCTTCCTTGGAAAAATTGCCAAGGAACTGGATTACGAATTGGTCATGATAACAAATCAAGATGGTCTTGGTACTGCTATTTTTCCTGAAGAAACATTTTGGCCCGTACATAATTTCATTCTAAAATCCTTTGAAAATGAAGGTGTTGTCTTTGATAAGGTATTTATCGACCGAACATTTCCCAAGGATAATGCTAATACACGAAAGCCCGGTACTGGGATGTTAACTGATTATTTCTCAGAAACTTATGATTTAAAAGGATCGTTTGTAATAGGAGATCGCCTAACGGACGTGGAGTTGGCAAAAAATCTTGGGGCAAAAGGAATTTTTATAAATGACCAGACGAATTTGGGGACAAATGAGATTACTACAGCACAAGAAGCTTTAAATGAATATATCGCCTTAGAGAGTAATGATTGGGAAAAAATATATGAGTTTTTAAAACTGGAAAATCGGGTCGCTCGGATAGCAAGAAAAACTAACGAAACTGATATTCAAATCAAATTAAACCTTGATGGAACAGGAAGGGGCAACATAGATACTGGATTAGCTTTTTTTGACCATATGTTGGACCAATTGGCTCGGCATGGACAAATGGATTTAGATATAAAAGTAAAAGGTGATTTAGAAGTTGACGAGCATCATACCATTGAGGATACAGGAATTGCCTTGGGTGAAGTTTTCTTCAAATCGCTGGGAGACAAACTTGGAATAGAACGTTATGGTTTCTGTTTACCTATGGATGATTGCTTGGCGCAAGTTGCTATCGATTTTGGAGGGCGTAACTGGTTGGTTTGGGATGCAGATTTTAAACGGGAAAAAGTTGGGGATATGCCGACGGAAATGTTTCATCATTTTTTTAAATCGTTTACGGACGGTGCCAGGGCCAACTTAAACATCAAAGCGGAAGGCACCAATGAGCACCATAAAATTGAGGCGATATTCAAGGCTTTTGCAAAATCGATTAAAATGGCGGTAAAGCGCGATGTGGAAAAAATGGTTTTACCCTCAACTAAAGGAATGCTTTAG